Proteins from a single region of Candidatus Terasakiella magnetica:
- a CDS encoding histidine phosphatase family protein — MSQRIAVLIRHGDYHQLADTPSAFQPFALNEDGFKQAHGAVAKLEKMAQEENWIFDPEIHSSNLLRAWQTADVICTEMPAFSCVQGFDDLAERGVGSAANLTVSQIEDILEQDPRFESPPSNWKSNSHYRLPLQGAESLMDAGKRVAGHIQQSINQLKVPEGKNIAKVFVAHGAAFRHAAHILGVLAFDDIAKLSMYHADPVALAYDDDKGWWHLCGDWKLRQPKEDYKD, encoded by the coding sequence ATGAGCCAACGTATTGCTGTTCTCATTCGTCATGGTGACTATCACCAGCTTGCTGATACGCCCAGCGCATTTCAACCTTTTGCGCTCAATGAAGATGGCTTTAAGCAAGCTCATGGGGCTGTGGCAAAGCTTGAAAAAATGGCACAAGAAGAAAATTGGATATTTGATCCGGAAATTCATTCTTCCAACCTGTTGCGGGCTTGGCAAACCGCAGATGTGATCTGCACTGAAATGCCTGCGTTTTCGTGCGTGCAGGGGTTTGATGATTTGGCAGAACGCGGTGTGGGAAGTGCGGCGAATTTAACAGTCTCTCAAATTGAGGACATTTTAGAACAAGACCCGCGTTTTGAAAGCCCCCCATCAAATTGGAAATCAAATTCTCATTATCGCCTGCCTTTGCAAGGTGCAGAATCCTTGATGGATGCGGGAAAACGTGTGGCTGGTCATATTCAGCAATCCATCAATCAGCTTAAGGTGCCTGAAGGCAAGAACATCGCCAAAGTCTTTGTGGCCCATGGGGCTGCCTTTCGCCATGCTGCACATATATTGGGTGTGTTGGCCTTTGATGACATTGCCAAACTGAGCATGTATCACGCCGACCCCGTCGCCTTGGCCTATGATGATGACAAAGGTTGGTGGCATCTCTGTGGGGACTGGAAACTACGTCAACCTAAAGAAGACTATAAGGATTAA